One genomic segment of Paraburkholderia hospita includes these proteins:
- a CDS encoding toll/interleukin-1 receptor domain-containing protein, which produces MKRNPATSRRPAARPDGEAVRGGIFISYGRENLNEVERLHAAIVKLGGDAWFDKVELKPGDHWEQKILPQIQRDVRLFLPVFSERTVDRLSAEGYVFREWNEALERKQRIPVRTFIMPIVIDTDYTGDMKRYRPIFDAFPGMQDLHMGYAPGGLPDEELEKMLVDEIRGMRREDSR; this is translated from the coding sequence TTGAAGCGCAATCCCGCGACGTCGCGCCGTCCTGCCGCGCGACCCGATGGAGAAGCTGTACGCGGCGGCATTTTCATCAGCTATGGACGCGAGAACCTGAACGAGGTGGAACGCCTGCACGCGGCCATCGTGAAGCTCGGAGGTGACGCGTGGTTCGACAAGGTCGAACTGAAGCCCGGCGACCACTGGGAGCAGAAGATTCTTCCCCAGATCCAGCGCGACGTACGGCTCTTCCTCCCGGTGTTTTCGGAGCGGACCGTCGACCGCCTGAGCGCGGAAGGCTATGTCTTCCGGGAGTGGAATGAGGCGCTCGAACGCAAACAGCGCATACCGGTACGCACGTTCATCATGCCCATTGTGATCGACACTGACTACACGGGCGACATGAAACGGTACCGGCCGATCTTCGACGCTTTCCCAGGCATGCAGGACCTGCATATGGGATACGCGCCGGGTGGTCTGCCTGACGAAGAGCTGGAAAAAATGTTGGTGGACGAGATTCGCGGGATGCGGCGCGAGGATTCGAGATGA
- a CDS encoding acyltransferase family protein → MRRLNSIRILRAVTATTVVVHHVLIQDGRVFGEFRVDVFFVLSGFVIALALEAGTTSVRDFIASRLVRIVPLYWLATLLVFFGALLRPDLFNSTTANVPELLKSLFFIPYRKESGHMFPMLFVGWTLNYEMLFYATSALALWRFRRNASLVFAAITLMLAAAFLIASLAHSNRAIVEFLAYDRLLEFPLGIAVWFVWRKGLRIPVALAAFVAIAMYALMTCIERVWPDVSPVVGNGVPTCLLLISTLSLEGLVVDSALTRGLLYLGDASYATYLSHPFVIEAMRKLVPKVVHGFDVRSPAGVILAVVVASVVGCVVYRYIDKPLHRAIGRLMKVKRVVSTPAGEDASCRVT, encoded by the coding sequence ATGCGCAGGCTGAATTCAATAAGAATCCTTCGCGCAGTGACAGCGACAACTGTCGTCGTGCACCACGTCTTGATACAGGACGGTCGGGTGTTCGGTGAATTCCGCGTTGACGTATTCTTCGTACTGAGTGGCTTTGTGATCGCACTCGCGCTCGAAGCCGGCACGACCAGCGTGCGCGACTTCATCGCAAGCCGCCTCGTGCGCATCGTGCCGCTTTATTGGCTCGCGACGTTGCTGGTGTTCTTCGGCGCGCTGCTTAGGCCCGATCTGTTCAATTCGACGACCGCCAATGTCCCTGAGCTGCTGAAGTCGCTCTTTTTCATTCCATACAGGAAAGAGAGCGGCCACATGTTCCCGATGCTGTTCGTCGGCTGGACGCTGAACTACGAGATGCTGTTCTACGCGACGTCGGCGCTTGCGCTGTGGCGGTTCCGGCGGAATGCCTCGTTGGTATTCGCGGCGATCACGCTGATGCTCGCCGCGGCGTTCCTGATTGCGAGCCTCGCGCATTCGAACCGGGCGATCGTCGAATTCCTCGCCTACGACCGGTTGCTCGAATTCCCGTTAGGCATCGCCGTATGGTTCGTATGGAGGAAAGGGCTACGAATTCCGGTCGCGCTGGCTGCGTTCGTGGCCATCGCGATGTATGCGCTGATGACCTGTATCGAACGGGTATGGCCGGACGTCTCCCCGGTTGTGGGAAATGGCGTGCCGACCTGTCTGCTGCTGATCAGCACGCTGAGTCTCGAAGGCCTCGTGGTAGACAGCGCGCTCACGCGCGGATTGCTGTATCTCGGCGATGCGAGCTATGCGACCTATCTCAGCCACCCGTTCGTCATCGAGGCGATGCGCAAGCTCGTTCCAAAAGTCGTGCATGGTTTCGATGTGCGCTCGCCAGCTGGGGTGATTCTCGCGGTCGTGGTGGCTTCAGTGGTGGGTTGCGTCGTCTATCGCTACATTGACAAGCCCTTGCACCGCGCGATCGGGCGCCTGATGAAAGTCAAGCGTGTCGTCAGCACGCCTGCGGGTGAGGACGCGTCTTGTCGTGTGACTTGA
- a CDS encoding DUF4231 domain-containing protein, whose product MDDAALELVWSKYRGWASRARAIRRQLDRWRLYALAFTVTGAVLATLAAQLPNWFADLTIVTRILSAASAVAMALAAWTARSMLDSTYEKDWIRTRALAERAKSEGYRYATRVPPYDSGDKSEKLLEKIKELMTEGEDLPPLEVKAEDASKGCPGHPLTVQEYATVRIGDQVTFYSDRADTNEGNAHRCTLAIQVLSGIAAALAALGAIYAGAQIEAWVATLSAITTAIGAYAMAQRYQRLAATYRLAADRLKLRLTMWKITTQARPDPEADNALILDAEGIMNGENDAWVTDFLKRPATSSTETLNS is encoded by the coding sequence AAATACCGTGGCTGGGCTTCACGTGCGCGGGCCATCCGGCGTCAGCTTGACCGGTGGAGATTGTACGCACTGGCGTTTACCGTGACGGGCGCCGTGCTGGCGACGCTGGCCGCACAGCTTCCCAACTGGTTTGCGGATCTCACTATCGTCACGCGCATCCTGAGCGCCGCGAGTGCGGTCGCCATGGCACTCGCTGCCTGGACTGCCCGCTCGATGCTCGACTCGACGTACGAGAAAGACTGGATTCGCACACGTGCGCTCGCCGAGCGGGCCAAGTCAGAAGGATATCGCTATGCCACGCGCGTGCCGCCGTACGACAGTGGCGACAAGAGTGAGAAGCTGCTCGAAAAAATAAAGGAACTCATGACCGAGGGTGAAGACTTGCCCCCACTGGAGGTCAAGGCCGAAGACGCCAGCAAGGGTTGCCCTGGCCATCCGCTGACCGTGCAGGAGTATGCAACGGTGCGAATCGGCGACCAGGTCACGTTCTACTCCGATAGGGCCGATACGAATGAAGGAAACGCGCACCGCTGCACGTTGGCAATACAAGTGCTGAGCGGCATTGCGGCCGCGCTGGCCGCTCTGGGTGCCATCTATGCGGGAGCGCAAATCGAAGCCTGGGTGGCCACGCTCAGTGCGATTACCACTGCGATTGGTGCTTATGCGATGGCTCAGCGCTACCAGCGGCTTGCTGCCACTTACCGTCTCGCCGCCGACAGACTGAAATTGCGCCTTACGATGTGGAAGATCACCACGCAGGCACGCCCCGATCCGGAAGCGGATAACGCACTGATACTCGACGCAGAAGGAATCATGAACGGCGAAAACGACGCATGGGTCACAGATTTCCTGAAGCGCCCGGCGACATCGTCGACGGAGACACTAAACTCCTGA
- a CDS encoding WD40 repeat domain-containing protein — MNAPHDFGPPQQLDPQNPWPGLASYDESSWEFFSGRGAESDELLRRIVDEQVTVLFGKSGLGKSSILKAGIFPRLRDKGYLPILVRLQIHPGAAPLIEQLSLALFEALRVQAVDHVPLHAGQSLWSYLHTPELEFWTKLNYMTSPVFVLDQFEEVFTLGRAMPAEVAAFRIALADLAENRIPAALQQHRNESGVDDDEIDTEAMPYKIVLSLREDFLADLEDWCPIMPSLRRNRMRLLPMGRKQALLAVYNDHTKHLVTEELAGKIVDFLSRSVAKDADDNVNASALLTVEPALLSLFCREVNEHRKQLGAQQVTYDLFEGGKDTIITGFYCRSLAPFPSRVRHFVEEELITEHGYRNSYSIDDAIGNRFVTKEELATLVDGRLLRLDHQHGTERVELTHDLLTKAALEERDQRRVEEQVVAERKKRDKLVRHVIVGGIVLLCLTLTVYWIWSSNETQRKLAQSRALATFAGAARDQDPVLGVLLSLESLKRADTSEARSALLAAGQYVWPSVALDPNEVGGPATVLALNKKGDLLAVITDKSALSVFDLSKPIRKPLWSPKPAINDAMFVAFSPDQTLLAVARPGSVDLLYARTGELFRSLQQTGTPDRAFLVFSPDGKWLASLQKKEEIRLWDYLEPSAAEATVPASGVLAMSITRNGETIIGAGQREHLFMERIEQKQDGSWVPTEIDLTRCLYPQSVSPGAETFSGNFKATTCVYTAARRSEDADYVASEDRRIDDVVWSPGGGAFAEFLNSGDIIVGEGKPKDPYRESRIKGAKLRDNNNRAGIFSITEDAGRAALIDQSGVVHIYSVSPNKPLLGMLGQRDAVDIAPDGRWIAIATPANAWIDKIPVPASDGKQEKPMQFQLRSAPETLYATRNGIVAVLAEGRQVTTLLLEPTTGKNRVEPQMGRGRPLGREGELLLIEDRPDGRIEVIRTRDGAIVTPPGETIASGPYRVDLSPSGTALGFWRRSAANPRLSELTVYAVRDEQLMPAGRPIDLPFAPDLAIYDDAQSIAVCSRAGHSDAHIFSLLASEPTSVAIPAKDCESRLAKAGNRISPAGGFEVKGTPSTSADQDTDFEVVQRPGGKSIKRLGNNEWRFSTDDRWLAYWNSKNIRVLDLTSGDMALSLDFTRVQGVQGVEFKGNNAILEVKFEHGIMLVPFDRDLMERVAHSLTMRTLTGSERCTYGISEADCRQAIAISRASDPASQPTVNRNVARAP, encoded by the coding sequence ATGAACGCCCCACACGACTTTGGGCCGCCACAGCAGCTCGATCCGCAGAACCCCTGGCCCGGGCTTGCATCCTATGATGAATCTTCGTGGGAGTTCTTCAGCGGCCGCGGTGCGGAATCGGACGAGCTGTTGCGTCGCATTGTCGACGAGCAGGTCACGGTGCTATTCGGAAAATCCGGGCTCGGCAAGTCGTCGATTCTCAAAGCTGGCATTTTTCCACGGCTGCGCGACAAGGGCTATTTGCCGATTCTGGTTCGTCTGCAAATCCACCCTGGCGCTGCACCGTTGATCGAGCAACTGTCGCTTGCATTGTTCGAAGCATTGCGAGTCCAGGCAGTGGACCACGTGCCGCTACACGCCGGACAGTCGCTGTGGAGCTATCTGCACACACCAGAGCTCGAGTTCTGGACGAAGCTCAACTACATGACAAGCCCGGTGTTCGTCCTCGACCAGTTCGAAGAAGTGTTCACGCTTGGGCGCGCGATGCCCGCCGAGGTCGCGGCTTTCCGCATAGCGCTCGCAGACCTGGCGGAAAACCGCATTCCTGCCGCACTCCAGCAACATCGGAACGAGAGCGGCGTGGACGATGACGAGATCGACACGGAAGCGATGCCCTACAAGATCGTCCTGTCGCTACGCGAGGACTTTCTCGCCGATCTCGAAGACTGGTGCCCGATCATGCCTTCGCTGCGCCGCAACCGTATGCGCCTGCTGCCGATGGGACGCAAACAGGCGCTGCTGGCCGTCTACAACGACCACACGAAGCATCTCGTCACTGAGGAACTCGCAGGAAAAATCGTCGACTTCCTGTCGCGCAGCGTCGCTAAAGACGCCGACGACAACGTTAACGCGTCTGCCCTTCTCACGGTCGAACCTGCGTTGCTCAGCCTGTTCTGCCGCGAAGTCAATGAGCATCGCAAGCAGCTTGGCGCGCAGCAGGTCACCTATGACTTGTTCGAGGGCGGAAAAGACACCATCATTACCGGCTTCTATTGCCGTAGCCTCGCCCCCTTCCCTAGTCGGGTACGGCATTTCGTCGAGGAAGAGCTCATTACAGAACACGGTTACCGCAACAGCTATTCGATAGATGATGCGATCGGCAACCGCTTCGTCACCAAGGAAGAGCTTGCGACGTTAGTGGACGGACGCCTGCTTCGGCTCGATCACCAGCATGGAACGGAACGCGTCGAGCTCACTCACGACCTGCTGACAAAGGCTGCGCTGGAGGAACGCGATCAACGGCGCGTCGAGGAGCAGGTCGTTGCCGAGCGGAAGAAGCGGGATAAGCTGGTACGTCACGTCATTGTGGGGGGAATAGTGCTGTTGTGTCTGACGCTCACGGTCTATTGGATCTGGTCGAGTAACGAAACGCAGCGCAAGCTCGCGCAGTCCAGAGCGCTTGCAACGTTCGCCGGCGCGGCCCGGGACCAGGACCCGGTACTCGGCGTGCTGCTATCGCTGGAAAGTTTGAAGCGAGCCGACACGAGCGAGGCGCGCTCGGCACTGCTCGCCGCTGGACAATATGTATGGCCTTCGGTGGCGCTCGATCCAAACGAGGTTGGCGGGCCGGCCACCGTCCTTGCCCTCAACAAGAAAGGCGACCTTCTCGCCGTCATCACAGACAAGTCCGCTCTGTCCGTCTTTGACCTGAGCAAGCCGATACGGAAGCCACTCTGGTCTCCGAAGCCGGCCATCAACGATGCGATGTTCGTCGCGTTCAGTCCGGACCAGACCCTTCTGGCCGTTGCGCGCCCAGGGTCGGTCGATTTGCTCTACGCGCGCACGGGAGAACTGTTTCGTTCGCTGCAGCAGACGGGGACGCCCGATCGTGCGTTTCTCGTGTTTAGCCCGGATGGCAAATGGCTCGCATCGCTCCAGAAGAAGGAGGAAATCCGGCTGTGGGATTACCTCGAACCGAGCGCGGCTGAAGCGACAGTGCCCGCATCGGGCGTCCTCGCGATGAGCATTACGCGAAACGGCGAGACGATCATCGGCGCCGGACAGCGCGAGCACCTGTTCATGGAGCGGATCGAACAAAAGCAGGACGGTTCGTGGGTTCCGACCGAGATCGACCTGACGCGCTGTCTGTACCCGCAGTCCGTGTCGCCCGGCGCGGAGACGTTTTCCGGCAACTTCAAGGCGACAACCTGCGTGTATACCGCCGCCAGACGAAGCGAGGATGCCGATTATGTGGCAAGTGAAGATCGCAGGATCGACGACGTCGTTTGGAGCCCGGGTGGCGGTGCATTCGCCGAGTTCCTGAACTCGGGCGACATCATCGTAGGTGAAGGGAAACCGAAGGATCCGTACCGGGAGAGCCGCATCAAAGGTGCGAAGTTACGCGACAATAACAACAGGGCGGGGATATTTTCAATCACGGAGGATGCAGGCCGGGCCGCACTCATCGATCAATCCGGCGTTGTCCATATCTACTCCGTCTCCCCCAACAAACCGCTGCTCGGGATGCTCGGTCAACGCGATGCCGTCGATATCGCACCCGACGGCCGATGGATTGCCATAGCCACGCCTGCAAATGCATGGATCGATAAGATCCCGGTGCCGGCTTCCGACGGTAAGCAGGAAAAGCCAATGCAATTTCAGTTGCGCTCTGCCCCTGAGACGCTTTACGCCACGCGAAACGGTATCGTCGCCGTGCTCGCCGAGGGTCGGCAAGTGACTACCCTCTTGCTGGAGCCGACAACGGGCAAAAACCGCGTCGAGCCACAAATGGGCCGCGGGCGCCCCCTTGGACGCGAAGGCGAACTGTTGTTGATCGAGGATCGACCGGACGGGCGGATAGAAGTGATCCGCACCCGCGACGGTGCGATCGTCACGCCTCCCGGCGAGACAATTGCCAGCGGACCTTATCGGGTGGATCTGTCGCCGTCGGGCACCGCACTGGGTTTCTGGCGCCGTTCTGCAGCCAATCCCAGGTTGTCGGAGCTCACCGTCTACGCGGTTCGCGATGAGCAGCTGATGCCGGCGGGGCGCCCCATCGACCTGCCGTTTGCACCGGATCTCGCAATATACGACGATGCGCAGTCGATCGCCGTGTGTTCGCGCGCGGGGCACAGTGATGCCCATATTTTTTCACTTTTGGCTTCGGAGCCGACGAGCGTCGCCATTCCGGCAAAGGACTGTGAGTCGCGTTTGGCAAAAGCCGGAAATCGGATCAGTCCAGCCGGAGGTTTCGAAGTCAAGGGCACGCCTTCCACATCGGCCGATCAGGACACCGATTTCGAGGTCGTGCAGCGTCCGGGCGGCAAATCGATCAAGCGTCTTGGCAACAACGAATGGCGCTTCAGCACCGACGACCGATGGCTGGCTTACTGGAACTCGAAGAACATTAGAGTGCTCGACCTGACCTCAGGCGACATGGCACTGAGTCTCGACTTCACGAGAGTCCAGGGAGTCCAGGGAGTCGAGTTCAAGGGAAACAATGCAATCCTGGAGGTCAAGTTCGAGCACGGCATCATGCTGGTTCCATTCGACCGCGACTTGATGGAGCGTGTCGCACACTCGTTGACGATGCGCACGCTGACTGGTTCGGAGCGGTGCACCTATGGTATTAGCGAAGCGGACTGTCGGCAGGCGATCGCGATTTCACGTGCTTCGGATCCGGCCTCGCAGCCCACGGTCAACCGGAATGTTGCTCGTGCGCCGTGA
- a CDS encoding glycoside hydrolase family 19 protein, producing MLDANSLKRAFPRCGDPAGWAAGLNASLPKFGIDTPDRIASFLAQTGYESGQFNRLEEALGYTAARLMKVWPKRFPDEATAALYAGNPIKLANFVYANRMGNGNVQSGDGYLFRGRGIIQLTGRSNYAAAGKAIAVELDKQPDLLMKPENACAAAAWYWQSRGLNELADDRTDDNDLEDFTEITRRINGGIIGLNDRFALFKQVLSVLH from the coding sequence ATGTTGGATGCCAATTCCCTCAAGCGTGCCTTCCCGCGCTGCGGCGATCCTGCTGGCTGGGCGGCCGGCCTGAATGCTTCACTGCCGAAGTTCGGCATCGATACGCCGGATCGCATTGCAAGTTTTCTTGCGCAAACGGGCTACGAATCGGGACAGTTCAACAGACTCGAGGAGGCACTCGGCTATACGGCCGCGCGTCTCATGAAGGTCTGGCCAAAACGGTTTCCTGATGAAGCTACCGCAGCGCTCTATGCGGGGAATCCGATTAAACTCGCGAACTTCGTCTACGCCAACCGCATGGGCAACGGCAATGTTCAAAGCGGAGACGGTTATCTTTTTCGCGGACGAGGCATTATCCAGCTTACCGGGCGCAGCAACTACGCGGCGGCCGGAAAAGCCATTGCCGTGGAACTCGATAAGCAACCCGACTTGCTCATGAAGCCGGAAAATGCGTGCGCGGCAGCCGCCTGGTATTGGCAAAGTCGCGGTCTGAATGAACTCGCGGATGATCGCACGGACGACAACGACCTCGAAGATTTCACGGAAATTACCCGTCGCATCAACGGGGGTATCATCGGGCTCAACGATAGATTTGCGTTGTTCAAGCAAGTTCTCTCTGTGCTTCATTAA
- a CDS encoding CBS domain-containing protein, with amino-acid sequence MKKERKTARQILSENPRNVISVGPADAVLKALHLMADEDVTTVLVLQGSNLVGILSQRDYARKVELAGRSAAGTTVADIMTTQVYYVTPEHTCEQCLALMHIRRIRHLPVIDSGKVIGVLSNSDVLEELIQEDEHFISILEHDMLYLTVDTGGAY; translated from the coding sequence ATGAAAAAGGAGAGAAAGACCGCTCGGCAAATTCTGTCCGAAAACCCTCGGAACGTGATTTCGGTCGGCCCCGCGGACGCCGTGCTAAAGGCGCTGCATCTGATGGCCGACGAGGATGTCACCACCGTGCTGGTGTTGCAGGGCAGCAATCTTGTCGGCATCCTGTCGCAGCGCGACTACGCCCGCAAGGTCGAACTGGCCGGCCGCAGTGCCGCCGGGACAACGGTGGCCGACATCATGACTACCCAGGTGTATTACGTCACCCCCGAGCACACCTGTGAACAGTGTCTGGCGTTGATGCATATAAGAAGGATCCGGCATCTGCCCGTGATCGATTCCGGAAAGGTCATCGGCGTGCTATCCAACAGTGACGTGCTCGAGGAACTGATTCAGGAAGACGAACATTTCATCAGCATTCTCGAACACGACATGCTCTACCTGACCGTCGATACGGGCGGTGCCTATTAA
- a CDS encoding LysR family transcriptional regulator, whose product MNWDDARIFVALHRERTLRAAARALDIDQATVGRRLAALEHTLGATLFLRTSNGYELTPVGKIAIRAAEAMEQSAHDLVRHTQGVDKRLAGEVKLSTTDALAQEFVMPAIERLHMKHPDVSVMLDTTTQVLNLAKREADIAIRTVKPRNPDLLARRVASWEVGLFASPDYLRRHGEPVPGERFAGHDLVVYQPYFAKARVPEFLGEPLTDGRIVARLNTNLTLRAALRAGLGISPLPVPMAERDGLVRIWPDHSNDAPYEIWLVTHQDLRHTARIRVTIDEIVLAFDR is encoded by the coding sequence ATGAACTGGGACGACGCGCGCATCTTCGTCGCGCTCCATCGGGAAAGGACCTTGCGCGCCGCCGCCCGCGCGCTCGACATCGATCAGGCAACGGTGGGCCGCAGACTTGCCGCGCTCGAGCACACGCTCGGCGCGACGCTATTCCTGCGCACGTCGAACGGCTATGAGCTCACGCCCGTCGGCAAGATCGCGATCCGCGCCGCCGAGGCGATGGAACAGTCCGCGCACGACCTCGTCCGCCACACACAAGGCGTGGACAAGCGCCTTGCCGGCGAGGTGAAGCTCTCGACGACGGATGCGCTTGCCCAGGAGTTCGTCATGCCGGCGATCGAGCGCCTGCATATGAAGCATCCGGATGTATCGGTGATGCTCGACACGACGACCCAGGTGCTCAATCTCGCGAAGCGCGAAGCCGACATCGCGATCCGGACCGTCAAGCCGCGCAATCCGGATCTGCTTGCCCGCCGCGTGGCGAGTTGGGAAGTGGGGCTGTTCGCGTCGCCCGACTATCTGCGGCGCCATGGCGAACCGGTGCCGGGTGAGCGATTCGCGGGGCACGATCTGGTGGTCTACCAGCCGTATTTTGCCAAGGCGCGCGTGCCGGAATTCCTCGGGGAACCGCTGACGGACGGCCGGATCGTCGCGCGCCTGAACACGAACCTGACGCTGCGCGCGGCGCTCAGAGCCGGGCTCGGCATCAGCCCTCTACCCGTGCCGATGGCCGAACGCGACGGCCTCGTGCGAATCTGGCCGGACCACTCGAACGACGCGCCGTATGAAATCTGGCTCGTCACGCATCAGGATCTGCGACACACCGCGCGCATCCGCGTGACGATCGACGAGATCGTCTTAGCGTTCGATCGATAG
- a CDS encoding NAD(P)H-quinone oxidoreductase, translating into MTAIDITQPGGPDVLVPVERPVPAPADDEVLIRVHAAGVNGPDVMQRKGLYDPPPGASDIPGLEVAGEVVSVGRSVTRFAVGDLVCALVPGGGYAEYAVAHESNTLAIPEGLSVVEAAAMPETFLTVWLNLFQRGNFAAGESVLIHGGASGIGTTATMLAKAFGASKIITTVSSDAQRDASIALGADVAVDYRNEDFVEAVMRETGGRGVDVVVDIIAGDYVARNYAAAAMNGRIVQIGIIKGPAPALDLFPMLAKRLTHIGSTLRSRTHEEKAALIEDLERKVWPQIRIGAVKPVIYQTFDLDDARGAHALMDSGVHIGKIVLMTRAASTV; encoded by the coding sequence ATGACCGCGATCGACATTACGCAGCCGGGCGGCCCGGATGTGCTCGTGCCCGTCGAGCGGCCGGTTCCCGCACCCGCCGACGACGAGGTGCTGATCCGCGTTCATGCCGCCGGCGTAAACGGTCCTGACGTGATGCAGCGCAAGGGCTTGTACGATCCGCCGCCGGGGGCGTCGGACATTCCCGGGCTCGAAGTCGCGGGCGAGGTCGTGTCCGTCGGGCGCTCCGTGACGCGGTTCGCGGTCGGCGATCTCGTCTGCGCGCTGGTCCCGGGTGGTGGCTACGCGGAGTATGCGGTCGCGCACGAGAGCAACACACTGGCGATTCCCGAAGGTCTCTCGGTGGTCGAAGCGGCCGCGATGCCCGAGACCTTTCTGACGGTATGGCTGAACCTGTTCCAGCGCGGCAATTTTGCAGCGGGCGAAAGCGTGCTGATCCACGGCGGCGCATCCGGCATCGGCACCACCGCGACGATGCTCGCGAAGGCATTCGGCGCATCGAAGATCATCACGACGGTCAGCTCGGACGCGCAGCGTGACGCGAGCATCGCGCTCGGCGCCGATGTCGCGGTTGATTACCGGAACGAGGATTTTGTCGAGGCGGTCATGCGCGAGACGGGCGGGCGCGGCGTGGACGTGGTCGTCGATATCATTGCTGGCGACTACGTCGCGCGGAACTACGCGGCGGCCGCGATGAACGGCCGCATCGTGCAAATCGGCATCATCAAGGGCCCGGCGCCAGCACTCGACCTGTTCCCGATGCTGGCGAAACGCCTCACGCACATCGGCTCGACGCTGCGCTCGCGCACGCATGAGGAAAAAGCGGCGTTGATCGAGGATCTCGAGCGAAAGGTGTGGCCGCAGATTCGAATCGGCGCGGTGAAGCCCGTGATCTATCAAACCTTCGATCTCGACGATGCGCGCGGGGCGCATGCGCTGATGGACTCGGGGGTGCATATCGGGAAGATCGTGCTGATGACGCGGGCGGCAAGCACGGTCTGA
- a CDS encoding glutathione S-transferase family protein → MRKLFFTTGSPFARAVRIVLVEKGLDFEREETFTTPSVEERAKVAPTLQVPTLVDGDLTLWDSSVIIDYLMSSYPGVPAPEGMDPLASDYVRATQSWHDKLVLATLQTFGVSTTMVSQLQWSGVRHEENVHAARCAMRNQYLLDWFETQLVGADGAFVPGVMSAQDILLTCICQFIETRPLRLSWRAAGRPRLASLVARMQRRPSFQQEPALWWEPGVTYATAAEVEWARHKTIHEGPGFSEWASGSAS, encoded by the coding sequence ATGCGCAAGCTGTTCTTCACGACAGGATCGCCTTTCGCCCGTGCCGTCCGTATCGTGCTGGTCGAGAAGGGACTCGATTTCGAGCGTGAGGAGACCTTTACGACGCCCAGCGTCGAAGAGCGGGCGAAGGTCGCGCCGACCCTTCAGGTTCCTACCCTGGTAGACGGTGACCTGACGCTTTGGGATTCCTCGGTGATCATCGACTACCTTATGTCCAGCTATCCAGGCGTGCCTGCGCCGGAGGGGATGGATCCGCTGGCAAGCGACTATGTGCGCGCCACGCAAAGCTGGCACGACAAACTCGTTCTCGCGACTTTACAGACGTTCGGCGTGTCGACGACGATGGTGTCGCAACTGCAATGGTCTGGGGTCAGGCATGAAGAAAATGTTCATGCGGCGCGATGCGCCATGCGCAACCAGTATCTTCTCGACTGGTTCGAGACTCAGCTTGTCGGCGCTGACGGCGCTTTCGTCCCCGGCGTGATGTCGGCTCAGGACATCTTGCTCACCTGCATCTGTCAGTTCATTGAAACGCGCCCGTTGCGATTGTCCTGGCGTGCTGCTGGCCGACCCAGGCTCGCGTCGCTGGTCGCTCGAATGCAAAGACGCCCCTCTTTCCAGCAGGAACCCGCACTTTGGTGGGAACCCGGCGTGACGTATGCCACTGCCGCCGAGGTGGAATGGGCAAGACATAAAACCATTCATGAGGGGCCCGGCTTCAGCGAATGGGCGTCGGGGTCTGCAAGCTGA